A stretch of the Phyllopteryx taeniolatus isolate TA_2022b chromosome 5, UOR_Ptae_1.2, whole genome shotgun sequence genome encodes the following:
- the c2cd5 gene encoding C2 domain-containing protein 5 isoform X3 → MPGKLKAKIVAGRHLPVMDRASELTDAFVEVKFGNITFKTDVCPKSLNPQWNSEWFKFEVDDEDLQDEPLQITVLDHDTYSANDAIGKVYIDIDPLLCSEAASVISGWFPIYDTIHGIRGEINVLIKVELFNDLNRFRQSSCGVKFFCTTSIPRYYRATMVHGFVEELVVNEDPEYQWIDRIRTPRASNEARQRLISLMSGELQRKIGLKVLEMGGNAVVGYLQCFDLEGESGLVVRAIGTACTLDKITSGGATATTITAATTHMHLSTAPASNACNSPSKDGKEPVFGEDLPSSPGPPTPFRALPTSPFSPPPFSPPQASRQSSSSDTDLSLTPKTEEPQSVRRRPGIFLCPSSPVLSTSFSSSVGGGASGSATRNTNLPLPSSTHSDSALLRKSVSFTEDFLLTASGMGSGGSGGKEAGPLKTLLRQQTQTVLEQREFPFFTLTSFPAAFLVHVGGVVSARSVKLLDRIHNPDEPETRDAWWEEIRQEIKSHAKALGCHAVVGYSESTSICEEVCILSASGTAAILNPRYMREGCLDVAGTDHRFEEPAPSSCGFCHIPYDEFNMPFPAQLTYCFLCRRQKVPDVLFTTIDLPSEAAVSGKGCLIQARLCRLKKRAQGEVNATAISNLLPFMEYELHTQLMNKLKLRSMNALFGLHIQISVGENMLLGLASATGVYLTALPTPGGIQIAGKTPSDLSNEHHMLTIQKRINDTIAKNKELYQITLPEFIEEVVGSPIPEPKQRTRIFRSHSESSDELSELDLSHGKKDAFVLEIDDTDAVEDIHSLLMDASPPTGFHSCNTEIMPGIYNWTSGIQMFTSVRVLRLSNANLTNQGLNKIFTDLCENLLKSLYFKLRSMIPCCICHLNFTVAVPEEELIQVAVTAVAMTFDKDQTQEKPVEKPVTKGCSETEEQLQFPLELCADSPSANTQPPSKTSGIPANTAVSSRAASVDYGSFADRCSTWLELLRLKAHTIRRGSVKTISSLERSSPLTEGRSRSLRSNRCSFGGSSVTVVKMTPLSFLPATRVVKYLGIINMFFIRETTSLREEGGVSGFLHSFIAEVFAMVRAHVAALGGNAVVSYSMKECVLMENPNKNQAQCLINVSGDAVICVRESDQEPASSTTNLGQACTMGMEGAT, encoded by the exons GTTGATGATGAGGACCTGCAAGACGAGCCGCTGCAGATCACCGTGTTGGACCACGACACATACAGCGCAAACGACGCCATTGGGAAGGTTTACATCGATATTGACCCACTGCTGTGCAGTGAGGCCGCCTCAGTCATCTCCGGCTGGTTTCCCATCTACGACACCATCCACG GTATCCGTGGGGAGATTAATGTCCTGATCAAAGTGGAGCTCTTCAATGACTTGAACCGCTTCAGACAATCCTCCTGTGGAGTCAAGTTCTTCTGCA CCACCTCCATACCGCGGTATTACCGAGCGACAATGGTCCACGGTTTTGTGGAGGAGCTTGTGGTGAATGAAGACCCTGAGTACCAGTGGATTGACCGCATCAGAACCCCTCGAGCCTCCAATGAAGCCCGCCAGAGGCTGATCTCGCTTATGTCAG GAGAGTTGCAGAGGAAGATAGGTCTCAAAGTGCTAGAGATGGGGGGGAACGCAGTGGTGGGCTACTTGCAGTGTTTCGACCTGGAGGGAGAATCAGGCCTGGTGGTGCGGGCCATAGGTACTGCCTGCACTCTGGACAAAATCACCTCTGGAGGCGCTACTGCCACTACTATCACCGCCGccaccacacacatgcacctgAGCACGGCTCCTGCTTCCAATGCGTGCAATTCCCCTTCTAAGGACGGAAAGGA GCCGGTATTTGGTGAGGACCTTCCCTCGTCACCCGGTCCGCCCACCCCTTTCAGAGCGCTCCCCACTTCccccttctcccccccccctttctcgCCCCCTCAAGCCAGCCGCCAGTCCTCATCATCAGACACAGACCTCAGTTTGACGCCCAAGACGG AGGAGCCCCAGTCGGTGAGACGCAGGCCAGGCATCTTCCTCTGCCCGAGCTCCCCTGTGCTCTCTACGTCTTTCTCTAGCTCAGTGGGCGGGGGTGCTTCTGGGTCCGCCACAAGAAACACCAACCTGCCCCTTCCCTCTTCTACCCACTCTGACTCTGCCTTGCTGAGAAAGAGTGTGTCCTTCACGGAGGACTTTCTACTGACGGCGTCCG GAATGGGCAGCGGGGGCAGTGGCGGCAAGGAGGCGGGGCCCCTGAAGACGCTGCTCAGACAGCAGACGCAGACGGTTCTGGAGCAGAGG GAGTTCCCCTTCTTCACGTTGACGTCTTTCCCAGCTGCCTTTCTGGTCCACGTTGGCGGAGTTGTCAGCGCTCGATCGGTCAAACTGCTGGACCGCATACACAACCCCG ATGAGCCAGAGACCCGCGACGCCTGGTGGGAGGAGATACGACAGGAGATCAAGTCTCATGCCAAAGCTCTCGGCTGCCATGCCGTCGTGGGATACAGCGAGAGCACCAGCATCTG CGAGGAAGTGTGCATCCTGTCCGCATCTGGCACGGCAGCCATCTTGAATCCTCGCTACATGCGGGAAGGCTGTTTGGACGTAGCAGGCACGGACCACAG GTTTGAGGAGCCAGCTCCCTCAAGTTGCGGCTTCTGTCACATACCATACGATGAGTTCAACATGCCCTTTCCCGCCCAGCTCACCTACTGCTTCCTCTGCAGACGACAAAAG GTCCCTGATGTTCTGTTCACAACAATCGACCTGCCATCAGAAGCAGCCGTCTCAGGGAAAGGCTGTCTCATTCAGGCCAG GCTATGCCGTCTGAAGAAGCGAGCCCAGGGAGAGGTGAACGCCACGGCCATCTCCAACCTGCTTCCTTTTATGGAATACGAACTACACACTCAGTTGATGAACAAGCTGAAGCTGCGCAGCATGAACGCTCTGTTCGGCCTTCACATACAGATCAGCGTTGGCGAGAACATGCTGCTGGGTCTGGCT TCCGCCACAGGAGTGTATCTGACTGCCCTCCCGACACCAGGAGGCATTCAGATCGCAGGGAAGACTCCGAGCGACCTGAGCAACGAGCACCACATGTTGACTATCCAAAAGAGGATTAATGACACCATCGCCAAGAACAAAGAGCTCTATCAGATCACTCTGCCG GAGTTTATAGAGGAAGTGGTGGGCTCTCCCATCCCCGAGCCCAAACAAAGAACTAGAATCTTCCGCTCCCACTCAGAAAGCTCAGACGAGCTATCAGAACTCGACCTCTCTCATGGGAAGAAGGATGCTTTTGTcctggag ATTGACGACACCGATGCCGTGGAAGATATTCACTCCCTACTCATGGATGCCTCGCCTCCCACGG GGTTCCACAGCTGCAACACTGAAATCATGCCTGGGATTTACAACTGGACCTCGGGAATACAG ATGTTTACATCTGTGAGGGTGTTAAGGTTGAGTAATGCCAATCTCACCAATCAAGGCTTGAATAAGATCTTCACTGACCTGTGTGAGAACCTGCTGAAG AGTTTGTACTTCAAGTTGCGCTCTATGATTCCCTGCTGTATTTGTCATCTTAACTTCACCGTTGCAGTACCGGAAGAAGAACTCATACAA GTTGCTGTGACGGCGGTTGCCATGACGTTCGACAAGGACCAGACCCAGGAGAAGCCAGTGGAAAAGCCTGTCACCAAAG GGTGCAGTGAGACAGAAGAGCAGCTGCAGTTCCCCTTGGAGCTCTGCGCCGATTCTCCATCTGCCAACACTCAGCCACCATCCAAAACCTCAG GTATCCCAGCAAATACCGCTGTGTCATCCAGAG CTGCCTCCGTTGATTACGGTTCCTTTGCAGACAGATGCAGCACCTGGCTAGAGCTGCTTAGGCTGAAAGCTCACACCATAAGACGAGGATCAGTTAAGACAA TCTCATCTCTGGAGCGCTCCAGTCCACTGACCGAGGGCCGGTCCCGCTCGTTGCGCTCCAACCGCTGCTCATTCGGAGGAAGCTCGGTCACCGTGGTGAAGATGACGCCACTTTCCTTCCTCCCCGCCACACGGGTGGTTAAATACTTGGGCATCATCAACATGTTCTTCATTCGAGAGACCACATCATTACGAGAG GAAGGTGGTGTGAGTGGCTTCCTCCATTCGTTCATAGCAGAGGTGTTTGCCATGGTTCGTGCCCACGTCGCAGCTTTGGGTGGGAATGCTGTCGTGTCCTACAGCATGAAGGAGTGTGTGTTAATGGAAAATCCCAATAAGAACcag